The proteins below are encoded in one region of Bremerella sp. P1:
- a CDS encoding Calx-beta domain-containing protein: MTSKLRARQRRQQSKKTARNRGNSRRLAAEFLEERRMLATTVFSESFESGAFGSNWAWTSWSSVQRENESTSTFDSYAHPQNADGSYAANLTGGYKFASFVQTGIQTKDLNLSSYRSATLTFKVQQGGTGDSPEAGDDLVIRYRKADGSFVTLSTLNYATIPSSSFKAITLTLPPAAIHSNTAIFFDSTASDTRYYFSSYRQQDNWFIDNVKIVANRRPDISISGPSGYFEDDGLPYNIGWSASDPDGDSVSVSATLRLDGAVIATSNSQNGSFLIDGSQGIGYYQLDVSATDGTDSASVIVGRTINDDDEDGPTIEITGSSGSETAGLEQNFSWSIDDTSGSESTVSITRNGELIFTRSYDANVSSDSFNFDSYGIGSYQINIEATDQDNDRTSDQSSSAKSRVVNVLNTLPVGDIEIVTAESAWLEGNQIEFSATGSSDADGDPLTYLWDFGNGQLVTGEKVKHTFVDDGVFDVKVIVVDAYGGVAEQTKSITIANVIPELTVGSFNSPVEAATFLLPVNLSDPGTDSTTARIDWGDGTQSIATQTGSVEHIYSVGGSLHTIVITLEDEDGNYGEVFRQDIMVHDAAPVLRADNTFVTGEANQQLTFEVMALDGVSDTLTYQWDFGDGTVLSGPDLHTIDHAYSNDGFYAVLLTVTDSDSLVSTLEYTAAVGVPVSFATEITQVSENTGEVQIIVELENGTPAESDLTIPFNVAGDLDSSEFAITQTSVVIPEGKTQGVISVSLNEDDLSEGVENLVLSLAGTNATSVGIKSTHTIEVADNDPLPTVFFTSKAQIVEEDAGTVTIWASLDKVSGQDVSIPLIYSGKTDENDFSSPVPSQLIVPAGSMTGSFDIQIKDDNVTELAESIIVTMGQPIGAVTSLESSEPSVATVIISQNDAPVIFLDSAYRVTSEDVETLFVRARLSRISDTEISIPYVVAGTATNGADYHLLSGSLLFSPGRLEASIQVNIVDDNIREDIENFIVTLQPTDGVQLGTTQSVLTDILDNDISRVSFDVEKAKAYEGEVYQVSVSLDKPSDSEVTVPFVVTGTSNDGSDYTISESIITFAPLQTSFTFDITLNEDEVNEPPEQLFIDLGTPVGAERGDLTSFALDVADNDPLIDLLQDEKSISESDGTTKLLITLSAPSNKPIVVPITYSGTAKRNSDFTAPTQVIIPAFATSATLLVSITDDQEVEATESLYVRLSSPTSGGGILEGTPFASLSVRDNDELPRVFWKNTSQLVGEGSDNAKLKLYLSHASTDPIVVGLGYSQESARIGIDFRPVFNSVTFAPGQTSLDVLVPLIDDDLKEALKRFSVNLDSASNALLPVDPALRRSQVRLIDNDQLSSTAIANLNTQVENEINNGQFSHAANELDKLLTRSGANRDIDEIIQAVEIASTFLPPPFNVITNITAHTINYLGDKYPDPNAVLGIDGPAVNADFNSDPWKFSRELLKEIGKDLILDNLGSHLEKLFGTGIEFLGAKLDSILAGGTVAIGDLIGENVTLDDVKRELQNAGEWIEDVGESLKASVPEQVKKLTWKKVFGGYPEGTTVFFDVDFNGIRTEHEPLGSADSDGNVLVFGSEIADVNGNDILDPNEGQWVTIGGIDTSVNLPFKIPFTSPSNFVTTTPTSTLITKLVVDGHFPLDLEGVRDSEARYLDAIGVTDVSSVDFDFLSQAINGNVAAGRMFLLDTEVYNTVIELASLFHGAESTLSLSLFADLAFSDIAEKIASESSNLDLTKTSVIRSVIQGVSVRSGVNLSTEVIEASTAVIADLNGLAREIAVPVGVSYVEGIVTIQKVLQTKVSDDLADFASGLITAEDFSARTTRTEIESVVSNATIGNILPVYVMVSDAFVEEGDGITQLVFDVTPLTIASSNLPITVNYRTDGLTALAGLDYEENVGQLQWDPGDLESKQITVNVFSDTIPEGTESISLILDSVTNAVLYRDLALGTIEDRDLPEIDVTSNSLEDIVYVSVTSEGILVNNGEDLFGGYLPADSSITILGDPQDQVAFFASDSTDFVWTEDAAGMRTLQIDNATFHLGQNIQTVGSIIADLILPKGILAGTEEYFGIDIPDTFDDGNLSFQWKVTQGDATLIDSTESSFDLTINEAGFVTVDLQITDGLQSFHLSRVIAVDEMTVDASTVWSYESETVVNSGRYNPSANAELQASIGEVTDNGDGTWSWSFAPSDGPVDSDVVQISLLVDGTQTSLVSFQMIVANASPAPTIESISDVRVVGNEIVVMTSATDLAGVNDELTFSYQVFALGNQDVVAEGSGVEMTEFRFTPPAADQYAVRLTVSDEDGGSSSTEQRIFVIGASYSELRLVSETNLPVGTSQQTADDEQAIFNEWQDVPAQLWITINEDLFEQIIDLEFTLTTKSGWFEEPIFLSSLGSGSSVLTEAQSSETIFRLSLTGVDFTGFQLGERVLIANLLVPVDRENGVGVPMEIIGEYPSPGSADAILLKETKRVNNEQHLLIVSDHRGSFLPVIYDTNDDGRIGLGDFAGLIRNYGKQPGVDEPDAYRFDYDQSGRIDLSDFALFVRNYGRRKDSSSGDILQARVLAESRISAPRLTFEGEPEQDSATSVLSYAHVSEYFNADVYDYDSQPNIEEIELVSDSSEQLDRVPLTTTNLDPRIIDAVFSDDDLPVNAEIEDDHQFDALSIDWFFD; the protein is encoded by the coding sequence ACGAGTCGACTTCAACATTCGATTCATACGCGCATCCTCAAAATGCGGATGGGAGCTACGCTGCAAACCTAACCGGCGGGTACAAATTTGCTTCTTTCGTCCAGACAGGAATTCAAACCAAGGACCTCAACCTTTCGTCCTATAGGTCAGCGACTCTCACCTTTAAGGTACAACAAGGCGGAACGGGCGACTCGCCAGAAGCGGGCGATGATCTCGTAATTCGTTATCGCAAAGCGGATGGAAGTTTCGTAACGCTATCGACGCTCAACTACGCAACCATCCCGAGCTCGAGTTTTAAGGCAATAACTCTTACTTTGCCTCCTGCCGCAATTCACTCGAATACCGCTATCTTTTTCGATTCAACTGCATCAGACACACGATACTACTTCAGCTCCTATCGTCAACAAGACAACTGGTTCATCGATAACGTTAAGATAGTTGCCAATCGACGCCCTGATATATCGATCTCGGGACCAAGCGGATATTTCGAAGACGACGGACTCCCATACAATATCGGCTGGTCGGCTTCCGATCCAGATGGAGATTCGGTAAGTGTATCGGCGACGCTTCGTCTCGATGGCGCTGTTATCGCTACTTCAAATAGTCAAAACGGCTCTTTTCTCATTGATGGATCACAAGGCATAGGCTATTACCAATTGGATGTCTCCGCGACCGACGGGACGGATAGCGCCAGTGTCATTGTCGGCCGCACAATTAACGACGACGATGAAGACGGTCCAACAATCGAGATCACTGGATCGTCTGGTTCGGAAACCGCTGGTCTCGAACAAAACTTTTCCTGGTCGATTGACGACACATCTGGTAGCGAATCAACCGTTTCGATCACCCGAAATGGCGAACTAATCTTCACACGCTCTTACGACGCTAACGTCTCGTCTGACTCTTTCAACTTCGATTCGTACGGAATCGGTAGCTACCAGATCAACATCGAAGCGACCGATCAAGACAACGATCGGACCAGCGATCAATCTTCTTCGGCCAAATCGCGGGTGGTGAATGTCCTTAATACGTTGCCGGTCGGCGATATCGAGATTGTGACTGCGGAGAGTGCATGGTTGGAAGGCAACCAGATTGAGTTCTCTGCTACGGGATCGAGCGACGCTGACGGCGACCCACTCACCTACCTATGGGACTTTGGAAACGGACAACTAGTCACGGGGGAAAAAGTTAAACACACGTTTGTTGATGACGGCGTATTCGACGTGAAGGTTATCGTGGTCGATGCCTATGGTGGCGTGGCGGAGCAGACGAAATCAATCACGATCGCCAATGTGATTCCCGAGCTGACCGTCGGTTCGTTCAATAGCCCGGTCGAAGCGGCTACCTTCCTGTTGCCGGTCAACCTGAGCGACCCTGGTACCGATAGCACGACAGCCCGGATCGACTGGGGAGACGGCACCCAATCGATCGCGACCCAAACGGGCTCAGTCGAGCATATTTACTCCGTCGGCGGCAGCTTGCATACGATTGTGATTACGCTCGAAGATGAAGATGGCAATTACGGAGAAGTATTCCGGCAAGACATTATGGTTCACGATGCGGCGCCGGTTCTCCGTGCTGATAACACATTCGTCACCGGTGAAGCCAACCAGCAACTGACATTCGAAGTCATGGCATTAGACGGAGTCTCCGACACACTCACCTACCAGTGGGATTTTGGCGACGGCACCGTTCTCAGTGGGCCCGATCTTCATACGATTGATCACGCTTACAGCAACGATGGGTTCTATGCCGTCCTGTTGACGGTTACCGACAGTGACTCACTGGTATCGACACTCGAATACACTGCTGCAGTCGGCGTGCCAGTTTCGTTTGCCACAGAGATTACTCAGGTAAGCGAAAACACCGGGGAAGTACAAATCATTGTTGAATTGGAAAATGGTACCCCGGCGGAAAGTGACCTAACCATCCCGTTCAACGTCGCAGGAGACCTTGATAGTTCGGAATTCGCGATCACGCAAACCAGCGTTGTGATCCCCGAAGGGAAGACGCAGGGTGTCATCTCAGTTTCTCTGAATGAGGATGACCTATCCGAGGGCGTTGAAAATCTTGTTTTGAGTTTGGCGGGTACCAATGCGACCAGCGTCGGAATCAAGTCGACGCATACGATTGAAGTTGCGGACAACGATCCTCTACCGACAGTCTTCTTCACATCGAAGGCCCAGATTGTGGAAGAGGATGCTGGAACCGTTACGATTTGGGCATCGCTAGATAAGGTCTCCGGGCAGGATGTCAGCATTCCGTTGATCTATTCTGGGAAGACCGACGAAAACGACTTCTCATCGCCGGTGCCATCCCAGTTGATCGTTCCTGCCGGCTCTATGACAGGTTCATTTGACATTCAGATCAAAGACGACAATGTGACCGAACTGGCGGAATCCATCATTGTTACGATGGGCCAGCCGATTGGGGCAGTAACATCGCTGGAATCCTCGGAACCGTCGGTTGCAACGGTAATCATCTCTCAGAATGACGCTCCGGTCATATTTCTCGATTCAGCATATCGTGTCACTTCGGAAGACGTTGAAACCTTATTCGTAAGGGCACGACTCTCCAGAATCTCCGATACGGAAATCAGCATCCCTTACGTTGTCGCAGGGACAGCAACCAATGGTGCTGACTACCACCTGCTGAGTGGGAGTTTATTATTCTCGCCTGGTCGATTGGAAGCTTCCATTCAGGTGAATATTGTGGACGATAACATTCGCGAAGACATCGAGAATTTTATCGTCACGTTACAACCAACGGATGGTGTCCAACTGGGGACTACACAGTCCGTTTTGACTGACATTCTCGATAATGATATCTCGCGGGTATCCTTTGACGTCGAAAAGGCGAAGGCATACGAAGGCGAAGTCTACCAAGTTAGCGTTTCGTTGGATAAACCGTCGGACAGTGAAGTGACCGTTCCTTTTGTCGTGACCGGCACTAGCAATGATGGCTCCGATTACACGATTTCCGAGTCGATCATCACATTTGCTCCGCTGCAGACATCATTCACATTCGACATCACTCTGAACGAAGACGAAGTCAATGAGCCCCCGGAACAGCTTTTTATTGATCTAGGCACGCCTGTTGGAGCAGAACGAGGCGACCTAACCTCTTTCGCCTTAGATGTTGCTGATAACGATCCGCTGATCGACCTGCTTCAAGATGAAAAGAGCATTAGTGAATCGGACGGGACAACCAAGCTGTTAATCACTCTTTCCGCACCCTCAAATAAGCCGATCGTCGTTCCCATTACTTACTCGGGCACGGCCAAGCGAAATAGTGACTTTACTGCTCCGACGCAGGTTATCATTCCCGCATTTGCTACGTCGGCTACCCTTCTTGTGTCGATCACAGACGATCAGGAAGTCGAGGCGACGGAAAGTCTTTACGTCAGGCTTTCAAGTCCAACAAGCGGCGGAGGTATTCTCGAAGGGACGCCTTTCGCGTCTCTTTCGGTGAGGGACAATGACGAATTGCCTCGCGTGTTCTGGAAGAACACTTCACAGCTTGTTGGCGAGGGAAGTGATAACGCGAAGCTTAAGTTGTATTTGTCGCATGCATCGACGGATCCGATCGTGGTGGGCCTTGGCTACTCGCAGGAATCGGCCCGGATAGGTATAGACTTCCGTCCAGTTTTCAACTCAGTCACGTTTGCTCCAGGTCAGACCTCCTTAGATGTCTTAGTGCCACTCATTGACGATGATCTCAAGGAGGCCCTCAAACGGTTTTCTGTCAATCTCGACTCGGCTTCCAATGCGCTTCTTCCAGTCGACCCGGCCCTGAGACGTTCTCAAGTGCGACTAATCGACAACGATCAACTTAGTAGCACTGCAATTGCGAATCTCAACACGCAGGTTGAGAATGAGATCAACAACGGACAATTCTCGCACGCAGCAAACGAACTCGACAAGTTACTAACTCGTAGTGGTGCCAATCGTGATATCGACGAAATCATCCAAGCGGTGGAAATTGCTTCCACATTCCTGCCCCCCCCCTTCAACGTCATCACCAACATAACGGCCCACACGATCAACTACTTGGGCGATAAGTACCCAGATCCGAATGCTGTTTTGGGAATTGATGGCCCTGCGGTGAACGCTGATTTTAATAGCGATCCTTGGAAGTTCTCGCGAGAACTCTTAAAGGAGATTGGCAAGGACCTCATTCTTGACAATCTGGGCAGCCATCTTGAAAAGCTCTTTGGAACGGGCATTGAGTTTCTGGGGGCAAAATTAGATTCAATTCTGGCAGGCGGGACAGTCGCCATTGGCGATCTAATCGGCGAAAACGTCACGCTCGATGACGTCAAAAGGGAACTTCAAAACGCAGGAGAGTGGATCGAAGATGTTGGCGAGAGCCTTAAGGCTTCCGTTCCTGAGCAGGTTAAGAAGCTCACCTGGAAGAAAGTCTTTGGCGGCTACCCAGAGGGAACAACAGTCTTCTTTGACGTGGATTTCAACGGCATTCGCACGGAACACGAGCCGCTTGGATCAGCCGATTCGGACGGAAACGTTTTGGTGTTTGGTAGCGAAATCGCTGACGTGAACGGGAATGATATTCTGGATCCGAACGAAGGTCAGTGGGTGACGATAGGAGGGATCGATACGTCGGTTAACCTGCCATTTAAGATTCCCTTCACCTCTCCGTCGAACTTCGTGACGACAACCCCAACCTCCACGTTAATCACAAAGCTAGTTGTCGACGGTCATTTTCCACTCGACTTGGAAGGCGTGCGGGATTCGGAGGCGCGGTACCTTGATGCCATCGGTGTTACGGACGTATCCAGTGTCGATTTCGACTTTCTCTCTCAGGCAATCAATGGGAACGTGGCGGCAGGAAGAATGTTCCTGCTGGATACTGAGGTCTACAACACCGTAATCGAACTGGCCAGCCTGTTTCACGGCGCTGAGTCGACTCTTTCGCTCTCGCTATTTGCCGATTTGGCTTTCTCGGACATTGCGGAGAAAATCGCTTCGGAAAGTTCGAATCTTGATCTAACGAAAACAAGTGTGATTCGAAGCGTGATCCAGGGCGTCTCCGTTCGCTCTGGCGTGAATCTGAGCACGGAAGTCATTGAAGCTTCCACTGCAGTTATTGCCGATCTCAATGGCCTTGCTCGCGAGATCGCAGTGCCCGTGGGTGTCAGTTATGTCGAAGGCATCGTTACCATTCAAAAGGTCTTGCAAACAAAAGTTTCTGACGACTTGGCGGACTTTGCGTCAGGGTTGATCACTGCCGAAGACTTTAGTGCCAGAACAACTCGCACCGAGATCGAATCAGTCGTTAGTAACGCGACGATTGGAAACATCCTGCCGGTCTATGTGATGGTTTCCGATGCCTTTGTAGAAGAAGGTGATGGGATCACTCAACTTGTCTTTGACGTCACGCCTCTGACAATCGCGTCGAGCAATTTACCCATCACTGTCAACTATCGTACCGATGGTCTTACCGCCCTGGCTGGGCTCGACTATGAGGAAAATGTTGGACAACTCCAATGGGATCCGGGCGACTTGGAATCGAAGCAGATCACTGTTAATGTTTTCAGCGATACGATACCTGAAGGAACGGAATCGATATCGCTCATTTTAGATTCCGTAACAAACGCCGTCCTGTACCGAGACTTGGCATTGGGGACCATCGAGGACCGGGACCTCCCAGAGATTGATGTGACGAGCAATTCCCTGGAAGATATCGTGTACGTGTCGGTGACGAGCGAGGGAATCCTGGTCAACAACGGCGAGGATCTTTTCGGAGGCTATCTGCCAGCAGACTCATCAATAACGATCCTGGGAGATCCGCAGGATCAGGTGGCTTTCTTCGCAAGTGACTCCACGGACTTTGTCTGGACCGAAGATGCGGCCGGCATGAGAACGCTTCAAATTGACAATGCTACTTTCCATCTAGGCCAGAATATTCAGACTGTCGGATCGATTATCGCCGACCTTATTCTTCCTAAGGGTATCTTGGCCGGCACCGAAGAATATTTCGGAATCGATATACCTGACACCTTCGACGACGGAAACTTAAGCTTTCAATGGAAGGTCACGCAAGGTGATGCGACGCTCATTGATTCGACAGAATCATCGTTCGATCTGACAATCAACGAGGCTGGCTTCGTAACGGTCGACTTACAGATCACGGACGGACTTCAAAGCTTTCACCTATCCCGAGTCATTGCCGTTGACGAAATGACAGTTGACGCCTCGACCGTTTGGTCCTACGAATCGGAAACGGTGGTAAACTCCGGTAGGTATAATCCCTCCGCAAACGCTGAATTGCAGGCTTCCATCGGAGAGGTCACTGACAACGGCGATGGTACGTGGAGTTGGTCATTTGCTCCCTCCGATGGTCCGGTGGACTCGGATGTGGTTCAAATTTCTTTACTTGTCGACGGCACACAGACATCTCTGGTCAGCTTTCAGATGATCGTCGCCAACGCATCGCCGGCCCCGACAATCGAATCCATAAGCGATGTGAGAGTCGTCGGAAACGAAATTGTTGTCATGACGTCAGCGACAGATCTGGCGGGTGTGAATGACGAGCTGACCTTTTCGTATCAAGTCTTTGCACTAGGCAATCAGGACGTAGTCGCAGAAGGCAGCGGAGTTGAAATGACCGAGTTTCGCTTCACGCCTCCTGCGGCCGATCAATACGCAGTCCGACTCACAGTCTCGGATGAAGATGGTGGATCAAGTTCAACTGAACAGCGAATATTTGTCATTGGAGCTTCCTATTCTGAATTGCGATTAGTTTCGGAAACCAATCTACCTGTGGGAACAAGCCAGCAAACGGCGGACGATGAGCAGGCCATTTTCAATGAATGGCAAGATGTTCCTGCTCAGTTGTGGATCACGATCAATGAAGATCTATTCGAGCAAATCATTGATCTTGAGTTCACGCTTACTACGAAGAGCGGTTGGTTCGAAGAGCCGATATTTCTGTCAAGCTTAGGTAGTGGTAGTTCCGTTTTGACGGAAGCTCAATCCAGCGAGACCATCTTCCGCCTGAGCTTGACTGGTGTCGATTTTACTGGGTTTCAGCTGGGCGAACGCGTTTTGATTGCCAACCTGCTAGTTCCTGTAGATCGTGAAAACGGCGTTGGCGTCCCCATGGAAATCATCGGCGAGTACCCGTCGCCTGGTAGCGCAGATGCCATCCTGCTTAAAGAGACCAAGAGAGTAAACAATGAACAACATCTGCTAATAGTATCGGACCATCGAGGATCATTTTTGCCGGTTATTTATGACACAAATGACGATGGCCGTATTGGGCTCGGCGACTTCGCTGGACTGATCAGAAACTACGGCAAACAACCGGGCGTTGATGAACCCGACGCATACCGATTCGACTACGACCAAAGTGGCAGGATAGATCTTTCCGATTTCGCTTTGTTTGTTAGGAACTACGGCAGACGTAAAGACTCCTCGAGTGGTGATATCCTCCAAGCCAGGGTATTAGCCGAATCACGGATTAGCGCCCCACGTCTTACCTTTGAGGGAGAACCGGAACAAGATTCAGCAACCAGCGTTCTCTCATACGCTCATGTGTCCGAGTACTTCAACGCTGATGTCTACGATTATGATTCACAACCGAATATCGAAGAAATAGAACTCGTGTCCGATTCGTCTGAACAACTCGACAGAGTTCCTTTGACCACCACTAATCTTGACCCTCGGATCATCGACGCCGTGTTCTCAGATGACGATTTGCCAGTGAATGCTGAAATTGAGGACGACCACCAATTTGACGCGTTATCCATCGACTGGTTTTTTGATTAA